GTGCATACCGCCCTGGGAATGGCCCACCAAGTTCACCTTGTCCGAGCCAGTGACCTCGCGGACATAGTCCACCTGATCCGCAATTTCCGCGGCCGAATCATCCAGGTCTGCGATGGCTTTGACGCTTGGAATCATATTCTGCAAGGTGACATCATCAGCGCCGTAGTCAAAGGCCCACACGCATGCCCCCTGATCTTGCAAGAGGTGGACCAAGTTTCCCCACACGGAAGCATTATTCGAGGTTCCATGCAGCAACACAACGGGCTCAGTGATGTCCCCTGAAGGCACACAGGACGGGTCATTGATGCCAAAGGACTCCGGCGCAGAGGATTCCCACTGTGGCTCTGCGGCATGCGCCACTGGGGCAGACAATCCGAGGGCGGCGGCAGTGAGCGCGGCAACGATTCGCTGGGACATAATTCTTCTTTCTCACGGCATGGATAGACAAAATAATTATATTCATACATTTGTCTTTATGTTCACTTGGATTTAAAAGAATTTATCCTTTGTGCCGGAGCTCACGCATGAAAAAATCCGCCCCACTCCGGGAGTCCGGAGGGAGCGGATGGAATCGCGTCTCAATTAGCCCTGACGAGCCTTGAAACGGGGATCCTTCTTGTTGATCACGAAGACCTTACCGTGGCGGCGAATAACCTGGGCGCCCGGCTTCTTCTTCAGCGACCGAAGGGACTTACGGACCTTCATCGGGCGCTCCTTTCGTTATGCGCAATCTACATGCGGTTGAATAAGTAAAGCACGGACTGGGAATCCCCAGCCATGACACGAGGAAAAATGTTACCTCACACGGCCGTCAATACCAAAACACTAAGGCTTCACGGGTGCGGACTCGCGCCCGTAGCGCGACTTCATCTCCTCGCCTACCTCATCCAGGCTACGTCCCATAGTCTCTGGAACCAAAACCTTGGTATAGCCGATGGCGATGAGGCCGAAGACTCCGAAGATGATAAACGCCACCGGGCCGGTCAGCCACTCCACTAGCGGCAGGAAGTACTGAGCCACGGCCCAGTTGGTGGCCCATAGCGAGAGCCCCGCAATGCCCATGCCTAGGCCGCGCACCTGCAGTGGCACCAGCTCGGAGATGAGTAGCCAGGTAGTGGGCGACACTGCCGCCTGCTGAAAGGCGATAAACAGCGCCATGAATACCAACGAGACCATGGCCATAGCAGTGGAGTCCTGCGCATGAGAATAGGCAAAGGAGAGGATAAACAGCGAGACCACGTTGCCGGTCAGGCCGATCAGCAACAATCGCTTTCGCCCAATGCGGTCCACGACCTTCAGCCCCACCCAGCAGGCCAGCACGGATACCGTGCCGATAACGATGGAGGTATAAACCGAGTTAGCCGTGGATATCCCCACCTGGTTCATCATGGTCGGCGCGAAGTACACGATGGCGTTGACGCCGGTAATCTGCTGCGTCAGCCCCATCAACATGGCAAGCAGCACCGTAATTTGCATCCAGCGATTGGCCTTCAGCGCCTTCCACTCGGATCCGCTGGACTTGCGCGCAGTGTCCTGCGAGGTCAGCTCCGAAATATCCATCCCGGCGCGCCCGGCAATCTCCTGAGCGCGGGGCATTTTCCCGTTAGTGGCCAGCCATACCGGCGTCTCTGGCAGAAACGCCATTCCGAGCGCCAGCGCCAAGCCCGGCACTGCGGCCAGGCCCAGCATCCACTCCCAGCTACCGGTAGAGGCCAGCGCGGAGTTGACCAGGTAGGCCATCAACTGACCCACCACAATCGCGAGGGTATTGAGCGAGACCATGCGCCCGCGCACCTTGGCGGGCACGATCTCCGCGATATACATAGGAGACACGATGGACACTGCACCCACGGCAAAGCCCAAAAAGGTGCGCGCCGTGGCCAGCATCCCCACCGAACCGGAAAGCGCACACCAGATGGAACCCAGCACGAAAATAATGCCGCCTGCAATCAGCGTGAAGCGGCGCCCATACCTATCGGCGATGCGCCCAGCCGTCAGCGCCCCTACTGCAGCACCCACGAGCAGCATCGAGGTCACCCAACCCTCTTGGTGGGCACTCATGTCGAATGCGGGGCTAATAAAAAGCAAGGCACCGGACATCACGCCGGTGTCGTATCCAAATAGCAGCCCACCCAGAGCCGCTATTCCAGCTACTACCTTGACATAAACTTCCTTATTCACAGCACAATATTGTGTCAGGCGGCTACCATGAACGTCATGTCGAATGATGCCGAAAACCTGCAGCAAACCATCATAAAAGCCCTGGGTGTGCGCCCCTTTATCGATCCAGAAGCGGAAGTGCAGCGCCGCGTGGATTTCCTGGTTGATTACCTGCGCACCACCGGCGCTAAAGGCTACGTGCTGGGTATTTCCGGCGGCCAGGATTCCACCTTGGCGGGAAAGCTTGCGCAGCTAGCGGTGGACCGCGTCGACGGCGCGGAGTTTTGGGCCGTGCGCCTGCCCCACGGCGTGCAGGCCGATGAGGACGATGCTCAGATTGCCCTGGATTTCATCCAGCCCGATCACCGCCCCACCGTCGATATCAAGCCGGCCACCCAGGCCCTCGACGAACAGGTGGCGGATGCATTGCAGCTTGCCGACGTCACCGATTTCAACCGCGGCAATACCAAAGCCCGCCTGCGCATGACCGCCCAATACGCCATCGCCGGCGAGGTCGGCGCGCTAGTCATCGGCACCGACCATGCGGCAGAAAACGTCACCGCCTTCTTCACCAAGTGGGGCGATGGCGCGGCGGATCTCCTCCCCCTAGCCGGGCTCAATAAGCGCCAAGGCGCCGCCCTCCTAGAGCACCTCGGCGCTCCTCGCTCTACCTGGGAGAAGGTTCCCACCGCGGACTTGGAGGACGATAAGCCCCAGCTTCCCGACGAAGAAGCCCTCGGCGTCACCTACGCCCACATCGATGACTACCTAGAGGGCAAGGCGGTTCCCGACGCCGCCCGCGAACGCATCGAAACCTTATGGCACCGCGGCGCCCACAAGCGCATCATGCCGCAGGGGCCAAACCTTTAGGCCAGCGCCTCCAAGGTGGCGGCCGCCGCACGCTCCAGCGGCCGGTTATAGCTGGCGCCGTGCGTCAGCGCATGCACCGCCAACGGATGCAGCTGGTGCATGGGAATCCACTTTTCGATATCCTTCGGCGCACCATATCCCCGGAAAATCTCCTCAAGGTACGGTGCCCCGAAAAGCGCCAACATCCCCAAATCCGTATGCGGGTGCCCACCATGGGCGGCGGGGTCAATCATGATGCCGCCTTCGGACCCAAAAAGCAGGTTTCCTGCCCACAGATCGCCGTGGATGCGGGCCGGCGCCACATCCCAACTGCGCGCGGCGATGGCATCGCAGGCACGCCTTACCAGGTCCAACTGCGCTGCACTAATCCCCGCCAATTCCGCAAAGGGCAGCACGCGCTGCTGAACGTAGAACTCGCCCCAATTATCCGTCGGGATACAGTCCTGTTCGATACTGCCGATGAAGTTCTTGCCTTCCCACCCGGTAGGAGGCGCGCCAAACGCTTCGGCTCCCCCACGGTGCATGCGCGCCAGCTCTGCACCAAATGTCCGCGCCGCCTCCGGCGTGGGCATGACCTCGTCTACGCGCTCGGTAACTATTTCCAGCCCGTCGGCACTCACGACGTTGACCACCGCGTCGGTGGCCTCCCCGAGCCACCGCAATCCAGCCGCCTCGGCACCTGCTTGATCCGTGTCGCGTACTCGCTTTGAAAAAGTCTGCATGCCGCCCAGCCTAATCGGGCAAGGAAATTTTTAAAGCGCCGCGTGCTCTCGCGTGGGCAGGGCCATCATAAAGAGCAACGCGATTCCACCGAACACGGGAATGAACCCTATCAGGCATAGCAGCCCTGTCCGCCCGGAATCGTGCAGCCGCCGGCACATCAAGGAAACGACTGGAATCACAAGTACCGCCTCTGCAATAGTCTCAATATCCACGCCGAAGTGCCGATCGATAATGCCGATTGCCACAGAAATCAGCACGAGGAAACCGAAAACCCACCAAAACTCACTCATGGACGCTCGGCCACGGAAGTTGAAGTACTTTACAAAGAACCTGCCTACCGCCTGTACAGGTGACGCCCCATAGATCGCTTCGCGTGTAAAGAACCCTGTGGATTCATCAGTCATTCTGCGCGCGAGCCCCTTCGATGTTGTCTGCATATACTCGGCTGCGCACCATGCTACCCACTTCCTATAAAGGAGGAGCAATGTACTCGGACGTCATCATCATCGGCGGTGGCTTTGCCGGCACCGCAGCCGCCATCACCTTGGCCCGCGCTAACCGAAATATTCAGTTAATCGATTCCGGCGCTCCCCGCAATCGCTTCAGCGAACATGCCCATGGCATCCTTGGCCTCGATGGCGCGGCTCCCGCCGACCTGCTTCAGCGCGGCCACGCGGAGGTCAAGAAATTTGGCGGAACCATTACCCAGGGCTCGGTGGAGAAACTCACCCGGGATTCCGAGCACGGGCCTTGGCAGGCAAAACTTCGCAGCGGCGAGGTCCTCGAGTCCCGCCACGTTCTCGTCGCTACGGGACTCACGGACAAGCTCCCTGCAGTCCCCGGCCTCAGCGATTTGTGGGGCACTAGGGTCTTTCACTGCCCTTACTGCCATGGCTACGAAGTCACCGGAAAGAAGGTTGCACTCGTTGGCGGCGCAAATCCGCCTTTTACCATCCGCATCAGCAAACTGCTGTCCAAGTGGACGAGCACACTGACCTTCTACCCCAACGGCCTTGAGCTCACCGATCTTGAACGCTCTCAACTCGCCGGATTGGGAGTAGAGGTAAACGATGCGCAAGTGACACAAGTCCGGCCAGAGGAGGCATCGTCGACCGGCGTTGTAGTGCAAAGCTCCACTGGAGAAGACACCTACGAAGCGTGCTTTACTGGGCCCGATTTTCTGCCCAATGACGCACTGCTGCGGGATGCCGGCTGCGAATCAACAAATGGCTGGGTCAGCGTAGAGCGTGGCCAGACCTCGGTATCGCGCCTGTGGGCGGCGGGCAATGTGGTCAGCTCCCCAGACCAGGTCTCGCAAGCCATGGGCAGCGGCGCGGCCGTCGGCATCGCCATCGATCAGCGCATGCTCGATGAGGATCTAGCGGAGCTCTAGCCCACCGCAACAAAGAAAAAGGAGAGGAACTAATGTTCCTCTCCTTTATATTGTGGAGCTAACGGGATTCGAACCCGTGACCCCCACACTGCCAGTGTGGTGCGCTACCAGCTGCGCCATAGCCCCTCAAACGAGGTGCAACCCTGTGGGCTGCAACTCGCTTAAATATACATGGAGGGTATTTAACTCTCCAAATCGCCTGCTACTTAGTGACGATCTCTACCCAGTCACCCAGGTTCTTGCCGGCCTTTTGATCCTTTTCTGATGGAACATCCTTGCCATCCTTGATGATGCGCGGCGAAGATACGGTGCCGGTTTCCTTATCCAGCTTGTCGTAGTTGGTCTTCGCCACCTTATTGCCCTGCTTGATGTCCACATCCTTCATGGAATCAACAACATCATCATCCGCGCCAAACTCCTTGGCGGCGTCAGCGATGTCCTTGATGTCCCACGAAGTAGCTACCTTCTGCTGGTTCTGCAGCATGTAGTCGCGCAGGTTCCAGTAGGTCTTGATATCACCAGACTTGGCCAGCTCGGACATAGCGGCTGCCGCCTTAGTGGAGTAGCCCTCCTGGTTCTCAATATCCTTGCCATCCAAGAAGTTGAGGGTACGCACGTGGACGATCAGCTTGCCGTCTTCGATAGCCTTCTGCATGT
This genomic stretch from Corynebacterium tuberculostearicum harbors:
- the nadE gene encoding ammonia-dependent NAD(+) synthetase, which gives rise to MNVMSNDAENLQQTIIKALGVRPFIDPEAEVQRRVDFLVDYLRTTGAKGYVLGISGGQDSTLAGKLAQLAVDRVDGAEFWAVRLPHGVQADEDDAQIALDFIQPDHRPTVDIKPATQALDEQVADALQLADVTDFNRGNTKARLRMTAQYAIAGEVGALVIGTDHAAENVTAFFTKWGDGAADLLPLAGLNKRQGAALLEHLGAPRSTWEKVPTADLEDDKPQLPDEEALGVTYAHIDDYLEGKAVPDAARERIETLWHRGAHKRIMPQGPNL
- a CDS encoding NAD(P)/FAD-dependent oxidoreductase, which gives rise to MYSDVIIIGGGFAGTAAAITLARANRNIQLIDSGAPRNRFSEHAHGILGLDGAAPADLLQRGHAEVKKFGGTITQGSVEKLTRDSEHGPWQAKLRSGEVLESRHVLVATGLTDKLPAVPGLSDLWGTRVFHCPYCHGYEVTGKKVALVGGANPPFTIRISKLLSKWTSTLTFYPNGLELTDLERSQLAGLGVEVNDAQVTQVRPEEASSTGVVVQSSTGEDTYEACFTGPDFLPNDALLRDAGCESTNGWVSVERGQTSVSRLWAAGNVVSSPDQVSQAMGSGAAVGIAIDQRMLDEDLAEL
- a CDS encoding fructosamine kinase family protein; this encodes MQTFSKRVRDTDQAGAEAAGLRWLGEATDAVVNVVSADGLEIVTERVDEVMPTPEAARTFGAELARMHRGGAEAFGAPPTGWEGKNFIGSIEQDCIPTDNWGEFYVQQRVLPFAELAGISAAQLDLVRRACDAIAARSWDVAPARIHGDLWAGNLLFGSEGGIMIDPAAHGGHPHTDLGMLALFGAPYLEEIFRGYGAPKDIEKWIPMHQLHPLAVHALTHGASYNRPLERAAAATLEALA
- a CDS encoding DUF805 domain-containing protein — protein: MTDESTGFFTREAIYGASPVQAVGRFFVKYFNFRGRASMSEFWWVFGFLVLISVAIGIIDRHFGVDIETIAEAVLVIPVVSLMCRRLHDSGRTGLLCLIGFIPVFGGIALLFMMALPTREHAAL
- a CDS encoding sugar porter family MFS transporter, which codes for MNKEVYVKVVAGIAALGGLLFGYDTGVMSGALLFISPAFDMSAHQEGWVTSMLLVGAAVGALTAGRIADRYGRRFTLIAGGIIFVLGSIWCALSGSVGMLATARTFLGFAVGAVSIVSPMYIAEIVPAKVRGRMVSLNTLAIVVGQLMAYLVNSALASTGSWEWMLGLAAVPGLALALGMAFLPETPVWLATNGKMPRAQEIAGRAGMDISELTSQDTARKSSGSEWKALKANRWMQITVLLAMLMGLTQQITGVNAIVYFAPTMMNQVGISTANSVYTSIVIGTVSVLACWVGLKVVDRIGRKRLLLIGLTGNVVSLFILSFAYSHAQDSTAMAMVSLVFMALFIAFQQAAVSPTTWLLISELVPLQVRGLGMGIAGLSLWATNWAVAQYFLPLVEWLTGPVAFIIFGVFGLIAIGYTKVLVPETMGRSLDEVGEEMKSRYGRESAPVKP
- a CDS encoding DsbA family protein; translated protein: MSKVTDPNAKGGNGFIWGVGVLLVIIAVVIGYIVWNGKQSSTDSVDALEAKDVNMSMEYNDGAITLKSESAKKGTPEVDLYEDFACPHCAELAEATDGDMQKAIEDGKLIVHVRTLNFLDGKDIENQEGYSTKAAAAMSELAKSGDIKTYWNLRDYMLQNQQKVATSWDIKDIADAAKEFGADDDVVDSMKDVDIKQGNKVAKTNYDKLDKETGTVSSPRIIKDGKDVPSEKDQKAGKNLGDWVEIVTK
- the ykgO gene encoding type B 50S ribosomal protein L36, whose protein sequence is MKVRKSLRSLKKKPGAQVIRRHGKVFVINKKDPRFKARQG